The following proteins are encoded in a genomic region of Paenibacillus sp. FSL R7-0273:
- the hpt gene encoding hypoxanthine phosphoribosyltransferase — translation MQNDIQEILISEEEIQQRIRELGAQLSEEYAGRTPLVICVLKGAFIFMADLVKVITVPVEMDFMAVSSYGGTTKSSGIVKIIKDLDTSVEGRDVLIVEDIIDSGLTLSYLIDMLQGRNAASIKVVTLFDKPSGRAVTLEAEYTGFVIPDAFLVGYGLDYAELYRNLPYVGVLKPEIYTK, via the coding sequence TTGCAGAATGATATTCAGGAAATCTTGATCAGCGAAGAGGAAATTCAACAAAGAATCAGGGAGCTTGGCGCCCAGCTGAGCGAAGAATACGCAGGACGCACGCCTTTAGTCATTTGTGTACTTAAAGGCGCGTTTATCTTTATGGCAGATCTGGTTAAAGTCATTACAGTACCTGTTGAAATGGATTTCATGGCAGTATCCAGCTACGGCGGTACGACCAAGTCGTCCGGCATCGTCAAAATCATTAAGGATCTGGATACCTCGGTGGAAGGCCGCGATGTTCTGATTGTAGAGGACATTATTGACAGTGGTCTCACGCTCAGCTACCTGATTGATATGCTGCAGGGCCGTAATGCTGCTTCCATTAAAGTAGTGACCCTGTTCGACAAGCCGTCAGGCCGCGCAGTTACTCTTGAAGCCGAATACACCGGTTTTGTGATTCCTGATGCTTTCCTGGTAGGCTATGGTCTGGACTATGCCGAGCTGTACCGGAACCTCCCTTATGTCGGTGTGCTGAAGCCTGAAATTTACACTAAATAA
- a CDS encoding FtsB family cell division protein — protein MNRFTAEEKGTSSKVVAAGAKRRKFIWLAVMTVFFSWSGYIFVVQSASIADKSEVLAKKQASNEGVTTSLNQLKYEVSRLNDDEYIGQLARKWYNMYLPGELPIRTEQSGQ, from the coding sequence ATGAACAGATTTACTGCGGAAGAGAAGGGAACATCAAGCAAGGTTGTGGCCGCAGGTGCGAAGAGAAGAAAGTTCATATGGCTTGCGGTAATGACTGTATTTTTTAGCTGGTCCGGTTACATTTTCGTTGTCCAGAGCGCTTCAATAGCGGACAAGAGTGAGGTGCTTGCCAAGAAACAGGCAAGCAACGAGGGTGTTACGACCTCACTTAATCAGCTGAAATACGAGGTCTCCAGGCTTAATGATGATGAGTATATCGGACAACTGGCGCGGAAATGGTACAATATGTATCTTCCGGGCGAACTGCCAATCCGTACAGAGCAATCAGGGCAATAA
- the nadA gene encoding quinolinate synthase NadA, with protein MEALALERKQEMNRELRGRLEQLKKERNAIILAHYYQRDEIQEVADFRGDSFLLAQKAAETDAEVIVFCGVHFMGESAKILAPNKTVIIPDERAGCPMADMVNVDGLRRLKAQHPNAKVVTYINSSAEIKAETDICCTSANAVRVIESLDAEEIIWVPDKNLGHYVQEKTGKKLIIWEGYCNTHDMLTVKDVIEMKAKYPEAEFVVHPECRPEVVAMGDYVGSTTSIIDYCRKSDRRQFIVGTEDGTGYQLRKDSPDKEFHFATKFLVCPNMKVNNLKKLVKCLETMKPQIYVPPAVADKARTSLERMLQVR; from the coding sequence GTGGAAGCTCTGGCGCTTGAGCGCAAGCAGGAAATGAACCGCGAACTTCGTGGGCGCCTCGAACAGCTTAAGAAGGAACGTAATGCAATTATTCTGGCTCATTATTATCAGCGTGATGAAATTCAGGAGGTAGCGGATTTCCGGGGCGATTCTTTTTTGCTTGCTCAAAAGGCGGCGGAGACGGATGCAGAGGTTATCGTGTTCTGCGGCGTTCATTTTATGGGGGAAAGCGCTAAGATTCTTGCTCCGAACAAAACAGTAATCATTCCTGATGAACGCGCGGGCTGCCCGATGGCCGATATGGTCAACGTGGACGGACTTCGCAGGCTCAAGGCCCAGCATCCGAATGCCAAGGTTGTAACGTACATCAACTCATCCGCCGAAATCAAAGCAGAGACGGATATTTGCTGTACCTCGGCGAATGCTGTCCGGGTCATAGAATCACTGGATGCGGAAGAAATTATCTGGGTACCGGATAAGAATCTCGGACATTACGTCCAGGAGAAGACCGGCAAGAAGCTGATTATCTGGGAAGGCTACTGCAACACGCATGATATGCTTACGGTTAAAGATGTGATCGAGATGAAAGCCAAATATCCGGAGGCTGAATTTGTGGTTCATCCGGAGTGCCGGCCTGAAGTGGTTGCAATGGGAGACTATGTTGGCAGCACGACGTCGATTATCGATTATTGCCGGAAATCGGACCGCCGGCAGTTCATCGTTGGAACAGAGGACGGAACAGGCTACCAGCTGCGCAAGGACAGTCCGGATAAGGAATTCCATTTTGCTACAAAATTCCTTGTCTGCCCTAATATGAAGGTAAACAACCTAAAAAAACTGGTAAAATGCCTGGAGACGATGAAGCCGCAGATTTACGTACCGCCCGCTGTCGCCGACAAAGCCAGAACCTCCTTAGAGCGCATGCTACAAGTCCGGTAG
- the tilS gene encoding tRNA lysidine(34) synthetase TilS: protein MEQMNELVQSVMESAEEHELWSPHDTLVVAVSGGPDSVALLRILHEISQKWTPLKLVCAHVNHGFREESAKEAEFVRTLAEGLGIPFELAEFDIPAIAKGSGLGPEGTAREKRYGFLIETARRYGARAVALAHHADDQAETVLMRLLRGSGPGGLAGMRWKRTEKKVELIRPFLRINKTALTGLCQEQGYDYVLDASNLLTHYTRNAVRLDLLPMLERYNPRVKQSLLQLSEITGAEDEYMEANVQKCFQELVLAEHGKYTLKRASFTALPSALQRRLIKLILNYLSADALSPDFSKIEAVRRGTLQEQPTGWNLDLGGGMICVRQYDTILFSSKPQPRKVSYTYRLSLPHSRLDIEEIGKAMTMTVLERESFALQGEDSGKTSAWFDSDELAMPLTVRSRLPGDTIRVMGLNGSKKVKDIYIDDKIPSSERSVIPLVCDAAGNIVWIPGVRRSMHAAVGRHTASVLLLTLEDLEKSEEA, encoded by the coding sequence ATGGAGCAGATGAATGAACTGGTGCAGTCCGTAATGGAGTCCGCGGAGGAGCATGAGCTGTGGTCGCCCCATGACACCCTCGTAGTCGCAGTTTCCGGAGGACCGGACTCTGTGGCTCTTTTGCGTATTCTGCATGAAATATCACAGAAATGGACACCTCTAAAGCTGGTGTGTGCCCATGTAAACCATGGCTTCAGGGAGGAATCGGCCAAAGAGGCCGAATTTGTCCGCACACTTGCCGAAGGGCTCGGAATCCCGTTTGAGCTGGCTGAGTTCGATATCCCTGCAATTGCAAAAGGCAGCGGACTCGGGCCGGAGGGGACAGCAAGGGAGAAGCGGTATGGATTTCTGATTGAAACAGCCCGGCGTTACGGTGCGCGTGCGGTCGCGCTGGCGCATCATGCGGATGATCAGGCAGAGACAGTGCTTATGCGGCTGCTGCGCGGGAGCGGTCCTGGAGGACTTGCCGGAATGCGCTGGAAACGGACCGAAAAAAAGGTGGAACTCATCCGGCCCTTCCTTCGTATTAACAAAACAGCTCTTACCGGCCTATGCCAGGAGCAGGGGTATGACTACGTCCTGGATGCCAGCAATCTGCTGACCCATTATACGCGTAATGCTGTCCGGCTGGACCTGCTTCCTATGCTGGAGAGATATAATCCCAGAGTGAAGCAGTCGCTGCTGCAGCTATCCGAAATTACCGGGGCAGAAGACGAGTATATGGAGGCGAATGTGCAAAAATGCTTCCAGGAGCTTGTTTTGGCGGAGCATGGAAAATACACCTTGAAAAGAGCTTCATTTACTGCGCTGCCGTCCGCTTTACAACGGCGTTTGATTAAACTAATATTAAATTATCTGTCGGCGGATGCATTATCACCCGATTTTTCCAAGATCGAAGCAGTACGCCGGGGAACGCTGCAGGAACAACCCACCGGATGGAATCTTGATTTGGGCGGGGGAATGATCTGTGTGCGGCAGTACGATACTATTTTGTTCTCGTCCAAGCCTCAGCCTCGGAAGGTTAGCTATACATATCGGTTGTCTTTGCCGCATTCCCGCCTTGACATTGAGGAGATTGGAAAAGCAATGACGATGACGGTGCTGGAGAGGGAAAGCTTTGCTTTGCAGGGGGAGGATTCCGGGAAGACATCAGCCTGGTTTGACAGTGATGAGCTGGCCATGCCGCTGACCGTCCGTTCCCGATTGCCTGGAGATACCATAAGGGTTATGGGATTAAACGGAAGCAAAAAGGTAAAAGATATTTATATTGATGATAAAATACCTTCTTCCGAACGCTCTGTGATTCCCCTTGTTTGTGATGCTGCAGGCAATATCGTCTGGATTCCGGGCGTTAGGCGCTCGATGCATGCCGCAGTAGGGCGGCACACGGCCTCGGTTCTGCTCTTGACTCTGGAAGATCTGGAGAAAAGCGAAGAAGCGTAA
- the yabP gene encoding sporulation protein YabP — MIEPVKVNKQHDLHMRSRKQLELTGVQNVESFDSEEFLLRTELGHLTIRGNHLHIKNLSLENGILSLEGNVHSLIYLDPGTQGKNKGILGKLFK, encoded by the coding sequence ATGATCGAGCCAGTCAAAGTCAATAAGCAGCATGATCTGCACATGCGCAGCCGCAAGCAGCTGGAGCTGACGGGTGTGCAGAATGTAGAGAGCTTCGACAGCGAGGAATTTCTGCTCCGCACGGAGCTTGGCCATCTCACCATCCGGGGGAATCATTTACATATCAAAAACCTGAGCCTCGAAAACGGCATTCTGTCGCTGGAAGGCAATGTCCATTCCCTGATTTATCTGGATCCCGGAACACAGGGGAAAAACAAGGGCATACTGGGCAAGCTGTTTAAATGA
- the ftsH gene encoding ATP-dependent zinc metalloprotease FtsH: MNRFIRNSGFYLILFLVVVGIVQFVSNGNESADFPRYDELRQEIKANNVKSMTIQFEGNAFLVTGEYKNLPADTKSKNFSTYVPPTDAAINELIAASDSQGVELTQKKMEGDSIWLTFLSSIIPLVIMFILFFFLFNNAQGGGGKVMNFGKSKARLYNEEKKKISFEDVAGADEEKQELVEVVEFLKDPRKFAAVGARIPKGVLLVGPPGTGKTLLARAVAGEAGVPFFSISGSDFVEMFVGVGASRVRDLFENAKKNAPCIIFIDEIDAVGRQRGAGLGGGHDEREQTLNQLLVEMDGFGGNEGIIIVAATNRADILDPALLRPGRFDRQITVDRPDVKGREAVLKVHSRNKPLTKDVKLDVIAKRTTGFTGADLENLLNEAALLAARRNRKDIGMREVDEAIDRVIVGTEKRSRIISDREKRIVAYHEAGHTIAGYFLEHADMVHKVTIIPRGRAGGYVIMLPKEDRMLVTKQELLDKVTGLLGGRVAEEMFIGEIGTGAYSDFQQATSIVRSMIMQYGMSDKLGPMQFGTSQGQVFLGRDIGHEQNYSDSIAYEIDQEMQNFIRSCYERCRELLTKYSKEMHLIANTLLEKETLELDQIRELIEQGYLTEDGEPSEVPAVTHEAGEPVIDSIGDVKVRIQGKNDETPSSLPDLTKDIPNKPDSGEDNDPNGGNKDGGGNLV; encoded by the coding sequence ATGAATCGGTTCATCCGGAATTCTGGTTTTTATTTGATTTTATTTTTAGTCGTGGTGGGCATTGTCCAGTTTGTAAGCAATGGAAATGAATCCGCCGATTTCCCTAGATACGATGAGTTGCGGCAGGAGATCAAGGCTAACAATGTGAAGAGCATGACGATTCAGTTTGAAGGCAACGCCTTCCTGGTTACCGGTGAATACAAAAATTTGCCGGCTGATACCAAATCGAAAAACTTTTCCACATATGTCCCTCCTACAGATGCAGCGATCAATGAGCTCATTGCCGCCAGTGATTCCCAGGGCGTGGAGCTGACCCAGAAGAAAATGGAGGGTGACAGCATCTGGCTGACATTCCTGTCCTCCATTATCCCGCTGGTAATTATGTTCATCCTGTTCTTCTTCCTGTTCAACAATGCACAGGGCGGCGGCGGCAAAGTGATGAACTTTGGCAAGAGCAAAGCCCGCCTGTACAATGAAGAAAAGAAGAAGATCAGCTTCGAGGATGTTGCCGGTGCGGATGAAGAGAAGCAGGAGCTCGTCGAGGTTGTTGAATTCCTCAAGGACCCGCGCAAGTTTGCTGCAGTGGGTGCGCGTATCCCTAAAGGGGTGCTGCTCGTCGGCCCTCCGGGTACAGGTAAAACCTTGCTTGCCCGTGCAGTAGCCGGTGAAGCAGGCGTTCCATTCTTCAGCATTTCCGGTTCCGACTTTGTAGAAATGTTCGTCGGTGTCGGTGCTTCCCGTGTACGTGACCTGTTCGAGAACGCCAAGAAGAATGCTCCATGTATCATTTTCATCGATGAAATTGATGCAGTGGGCCGTCAACGCGGCGCCGGACTCGGCGGCGGACATGATGAACGTGAACAGACACTCAACCAATTGCTCGTTGAAATGGACGGCTTTGGCGGTAACGAAGGCATTATCATCGTCGCGGCAACCAACCGCGCAGACATACTGGATCCGGCGCTGCTCCGTCCGGGACGTTTTGACCGTCAGATTACGGTTGACCGCCCTGACGTAAAAGGCCGTGAAGCTGTACTGAAGGTTCACTCCCGCAACAAGCCGCTGACCAAGGATGTTAAGCTTGATGTCATTGCGAAGCGTACTACCGGCTTTACCGGTGCGGACCTTGAGAACCTGCTTAATGAAGCAGCCCTGCTCGCTGCCCGCCGTAACCGCAAGGATATCGGCATGCGCGAGGTAGATGAAGCAATCGACCGTGTAATCGTTGGTACAGAGAAACGCAGCCGGATTATCAGCGACCGTGAGAAACGCATCGTGGCTTACCACGAAGCAGGCCACACGATTGCAGGCTACTTCCTGGAGCACGCGGACATGGTTCATAAGGTTACTATTATCCCGCGCGGACGCGCAGGCGGATATGTCATTATGCTTCCGAAGGAAGACCGGATGCTGGTTACCAAGCAGGAGCTGCTTGATAAGGTAACCGGACTCCTCGGCGGACGTGTTGCCGAAGAGATGTTCATCGGTGAAATCGGTACTGGCGCATATAGTGACTTCCAGCAGGCAACAAGCATCGTGCGCAGCATGATTATGCAGTACGGTATGAGTGATAAGCTGGGACCAATGCAGTTCGGAACTTCCCAGGGCCAGGTATTCCTGGGCCGTGATATCGGGCATGAGCAGAACTACAGTGATTCCATCGCATATGAAATCGATCAGGAAATGCAGAACTTTATCCGCAGCTGCTATGAGCGCTGCCGTGAGCTGCTGACCAAGTACTCCAAGGAAATGCATCTGATCGCGAACACGCTTCTTGAGAAGGAAACGCTGGAGCTTGATCAGATCAGAGAGCTGATTGAGCAGGGCTACCTAACTGAAGACGGCGAGCCGTCAGAGGTTCCGGCCGTAACTCATGAAGCAGGCGAGCCTGTTATTGATTCAATCGGTGATGTAAAGGTACGTATCCAAGGCAAAAACGACGAAACACCATCGTCCTTGCCGGATCTGACCAAGGACATTCCGAACAAGCCGGATTCCGGAGAAGATAATGATCCGAACGGCGGCAACAAAGACGGAGGCGGCAACCTCGTCTAA
- a CDS encoding serine/threonine protein kinase: MLSNPPYPVGTVITGKWRGNRYVVERLLGKGANGTVYLVQREGRREKYALKVGNDTLELQSEINVLTTLQSCRKRSEHRARRESPLSSYLLESDDFKDKVNEPFYVMRYVEGRPLHHFLARQGASWLGLVGLRVLEKLEKLHECGFVFGDLKPENVMVSDYGEAELIDYGGASPMGRSVKQFTEWHDRGFWNAGSRTGDESYDLFSFAVLCLRLLNESALKACAQQLPQTRSVDDLMRLARNLPDKKLSSWLCLALKGGFPGSAQAAAVWKQHIYGQRKPERQTAVTPRWLKNAFAISLFVLAFTIYWVIRF, encoded by the coding sequence ATGTTGTCTAATCCACCCTATCCAGTCGGCACGGTAATTACAGGCAAATGGCGGGGCAACCGCTATGTCGTCGAACGGCTGCTGGGTAAAGGGGCGAACGGAACCGTATATCTTGTACAGCGGGAAGGCAGACGGGAGAAGTATGCGCTTAAGGTCGGTAACGATACGCTTGAGCTGCAGTCGGAGATCAACGTGCTTACAACCCTTCAATCCTGCCGGAAGCGCAGTGAGCACCGGGCCCGCCGTGAATCTCCGCTATCTTCCTATTTACTGGAATCAGATGATTTTAAGGACAAGGTGAATGAGCCGTTCTACGTTATGCGTTACGTTGAAGGGAGGCCGCTGCATCATTTTCTGGCAAGACAAGGCGCATCATGGCTTGGGCTGGTCGGCCTCCGGGTGCTGGAGAAGCTGGAGAAGCTGCATGAATGCGGCTTTGTGTTTGGCGATTTGAAGCCGGAGAATGTGATGGTGTCGGATTACGGGGAGGCCGAGCTGATTGATTATGGCGGGGCCAGCCCGATGGGGCGCAGCGTAAAGCAGTTTACCGAATGGCATGACCGCGGGTTCTGGAATGCAGGCAGCCGTACGGGTGATGAGAGCTATGACCTGTTTTCTTTTGCTGTATTATGTCTGCGCCTTTTAAATGAGAGTGCACTGAAGGCTTGTGCCCAGCAGCTGCCGCAGACCCGGAGTGTGGACGATCTGATGAGGCTGGCCAGAAATCTTCCCGACAAAAAGCTGTCCTCCTGGCTTTGTCTTGCACTGAAGGGCGGATTCCCAGGATCCGCACAGGCAGCCGCGGTCTGGAAGCAGCATATCTACGGGCAGCGCAAGCCGGAAAGACAAACTGCAGTTACACCCCGCTGGCTTAAGAATGCTTTTGCCATATCATTATTTGTGCTGGCCTTTACGATTTACTGGGTAATCCGGTTTTGA
- the spoIIE gene encoding stage II sporulation protein E — protein MNKSNVVNLPEWTRAGSKDKGQKEEAWSTRVKNWGMKQPLIQLISVKKWTLLLSLMGFLLGRAMILDELSPFAVAYFAVIVFMRKDSILPVAAAIILGSLFTPFPGAIVVASELIILFLIYKGMENFQRVDLSYAPLMVFVSSFMVGLFRVVIGPSIAWYPLMMAAVDALLGFVLTLVFLQALPLFTFKMKSRALRSDEVLCLIILLASVMTGLVGWTVGGLSLEHVLSRYLILLFALAGGAPLGAAVGVVTGLILSLADIGAIYQMSLLAFSGMLAGMMQSGRKGAVAMGMLLGSTILSVYFLGPGDVMSSTWETCAAVLLFLLTPKGMITAIAKYVPGTADHSRTQHEYARRVRDITAERVTQFSQIFQQLSSSFGQIPRAAEAGKSDREMENFMSTVTEGACAGCIRRTHCWDAKFYQTYRYMTDMMTTVEECPDITAAQLPPEWNRICGKTAEVLEVMKGQYELYQHDMRWKRQIYDSRQFVAEQLSGVSQVMEDLAREIKREGQAMYRQEGQIREALEKLGLSIHSIEILSLDPGRVEIEIVHAYTRGFDECRKMIAPLLSDILEENIAVVNETAVHPREGLSMVTFGSAKAYEVSTGVAGAAKGGDMLSGDSFSTVELGNGTFAVSISDGMGNGERARMESSAALSMLEKLLQSGMDEKLAVKSVNSILLLRSPEEFYATVDMALIDQYSAQTTFMKIASAPSFIRRGSEVIPITSSNLPIGIIKDIEVDLISMQLRPGDILIMMTDGIYDAPGYAVNKEIWMKRLIQELEGDDPQDMADELLEKVIRYQGNEIHDDMTIVVSRLDHYHPQWSSLHLPGIGRMERPRTVS, from the coding sequence ATGAACAAAAGCAATGTGGTGAATTTGCCGGAGTGGACCAGAGCCGGAAGCAAGGACAAGGGGCAGAAGGAAGAAGCCTGGAGCACGCGTGTGAAGAACTGGGGTATGAAGCAGCCGCTAATCCAGCTGATATCGGTGAAGAAATGGACACTGCTGCTGAGTCTGATGGGCTTTTTACTGGGACGGGCCATGATTCTGGACGAGCTCTCACCCTTTGCTGTAGCTTATTTCGCTGTAATTGTCTTTATGAGAAAAGACTCCATACTGCCTGTGGCCGCTGCAATCATTCTCGGCAGCCTGTTCACACCCTTCCCCGGAGCCATTGTAGTGGCTTCAGAGCTGATTATTCTTTTCCTGATTTACAAGGGGATGGAGAACTTTCAGCGGGTAGACTTATCCTATGCCCCGCTTATGGTATTTGTATCATCGTTTATGGTCGGCCTGTTCCGGGTCGTAATCGGGCCCTCGATCGCCTGGTACCCGCTGATGATGGCTGCCGTTGATGCTCTGCTTGGGTTTGTACTGACACTCGTATTTCTTCAGGCTCTCCCGCTGTTTACATTCAAAATGAAAAGCCGTGCACTGCGCAGCGATGAGGTCCTCTGCCTGATTATTCTGCTTGCATCGGTTATGACAGGCTTAGTAGGCTGGACAGTTGGCGGCCTATCGCTTGAGCATGTTCTGTCCCGGTATCTGATTCTGCTCTTTGCCCTTGCAGGGGGAGCTCCGCTTGGTGCTGCAGTCGGAGTTGTCACCGGCCTGATCCTCAGCCTTGCGGACATCGGGGCCATCTATCAGATGAGCCTGCTTGCTTTCTCCGGCATGCTTGCAGGCATGATGCAGTCAGGCCGTAAAGGGGCGGTAGCTATGGGAATGCTGCTCGGCTCAACAATTCTTTCTGTATACTTTCTGGGGCCCGGTGATGTGATGTCATCCACCTGGGAAACCTGCGCTGCTGTGCTTCTATTTCTTCTAACACCGAAAGGGATGATTACGGCAATAGCCAAATACGTACCTGGCACTGCCGATCACAGCCGTACCCAGCATGAATATGCCCGGAGGGTCCGGGATATTACAGCGGAACGGGTTACGCAGTTCTCTCAGATTTTCCAGCAGCTGTCCAGCAGCTTCGGACAGATTCCCCGTGCCGCAGAGGCCGGTAAAAGTGACCGTGAAATGGAGAATTTTATGAGCACTGTAACTGAAGGCGCTTGCGCGGGCTGCATCCGGCGGACACACTGCTGGGATGCGAAATTTTATCAGACCTACCGGTATATGACCGATATGATGACCACGGTAGAAGAATGCCCGGATATTACAGCCGCCCAGCTTCCACCGGAATGGAACCGCATCTGTGGCAAAACGGCTGAGGTGCTGGAGGTTATGAAAGGCCAATATGAGCTATACCAGCATGATATGCGCTGGAAGCGGCAAATATACGACAGCCGCCAATTTGTTGCCGAGCAGCTGTCCGGTGTCTCCCAGGTCATGGAGGATCTGGCCAGGGAAATTAAACGTGAGGGACAAGCCATGTACCGACAGGAGGGGCAGATCCGTGAGGCGCTGGAGAAGCTGGGCTTATCCATCCACAGCATTGAAATTCTCAGTCTGGACCCGGGGCGTGTAGAGATTGAAATTGTCCATGCCTATACAAGAGGCTTCGACGAATGCCGTAAAATGATCGCGCCGCTGCTCTCGGACATTCTTGAGGAGAACATTGCTGTCGTCAATGAAACAGCGGTTCATCCGCGGGAGGGACTGTCCATGGTTACCTTCGGCTCGGCTAAGGCATACGAAGTCAGTACCGGGGTGGCGGGTGCAGCCAAGGGCGGGGATATGCTGTCGGGAGACAGCTTCAGCACGGTAGAGCTGGGGAATGGAACCTTTGCTGTCTCGATCAGTGACGGGATGGGGAACGGGGAACGCGCGCGGATGGAGAGCAGTGCTGCGCTGTCAATGCTGGAAAAGCTGCTGCAGTCCGGAATGGACGAGAAGCTGGCGGTCAAATCGGTAAATTCCATTCTGCTGCTGCGCTCACCGGAGGAGTTCTATGCGACGGTCGATATGGCGCTGATTGACCAATACTCTGCACAGACCACCTTTATGAAAATCGCTTCCGCTCCCAGCTTTATCCGCCGGGGCAGTGAGGTGATTCCGATTACCTCAAGTAACCTGCCTATCGGAATCATTAAGGATATCGAGGTGGATTTGATCAGCATGCAACTCCGGCCGGGTGATATTCTCATTATGATGACCGACGGTATTTATGATGCGCCCGGATATGCCGTTAATAAAGAGATATGGATGAAGCGGCTGATCCAGGAGCTGGAGGGTGATGATCCGCAGGATATGGCCGATGAGCTACTGGAGAAGGTCATCCGCTACCAGGGCAATGAGATTCATGATGACATGACAATTGTAGTCAGCCGCCTGGATCATTATCATCCGCAATGGTCCAGCCTGCATCTGCCCGGAATCGGCCGGATGGAGCGCCCGCGGACTGTAAGCTGA
- a CDS encoding S1 domain-containing RNA-binding protein, which translates to MAIEVGTKLEGKVTGITHFGAFVDLSGGVTGLVHISEIADNYVKDVNDHLKIADVVTVKVINVDKDGKIGLSIKQAVDKPASEVRPPRAPRPERPSGGDRFGGGSGGGGGGGGFNRERGGRPFKPAAGKPSFEDKMSRFLKDSEERISSIKKNTEGKRGGRGAKRV; encoded by the coding sequence ATGGCAATTGAAGTGGGCACCAAGTTAGAGGGCAAGGTGACAGGCATCACGCATTTCGGAGCATTTGTGGATCTGTCAGGAGGTGTCACAGGTCTCGTTCACATTTCGGAAATCGCTGATAACTACGTCAAGGATGTTAACGATCATTTGAAGATTGCTGATGTAGTAACCGTCAAGGTGATCAATGTTGACAAGGACGGCAAGATCGGACTTTCCATTAAGCAGGCTGTTGATAAGCCGGCATCAGAAGTACGTCCCCCCAGAGCTCCTAGACCAGAACGTCCAAGCGGCGGAGACCGTTTCGGCGGAGGCAGCGGCGGCGGTGGAGGCGGCGGTGGTTTTAATCGTGAACGGGGAGGGCGTCCATTCAAGCCTGCAGCCGGTAAACCTTCATTCGAGGATAAAATGTCACGCTTCCTGAAAGATAGCGAAGAACGGATATCTTCGATCAAGAAGAACACAGAAGGAAAACGCGGCGGCCGTGGAGCCAAACGCGTGTAA
- the yabQ gene encoding spore cortex biosynthesis protein YabQ, producing the protein MNPAVQWMTLIYMILAGIAMGVAYDSYRVLSLKLSFPKWLNALLDLLYWIWAALLVFRMLYAGNQGQLRFYVFLGLFLGVWIYFLIFSVTVRRFVVMLIQSVQYTCRLLWRALEILIGVPLRWLWRLCKGTLLLLGRILLFILKLLLRLTKPIWVFPVRWISPYVFRLGEVAWIKRSMDWITAWRKR; encoded by the coding sequence ATGAATCCCGCAGTTCAATGGATGACCCTGATTTATATGATACTGGCCGGTATAGCTATGGGCGTGGCTTATGACAGCTACCGGGTGCTGTCGCTGAAGCTGAGCTTTCCCAAATGGCTCAATGCGCTGCTGGACCTGCTGTATTGGATATGGGCTGCGTTACTTGTGTTTCGCATGCTGTATGCCGGAAATCAGGGTCAATTGAGGTTTTATGTCTTTTTAGGGCTCTTCCTAGGCGTATGGATCTATTTTTTGATCTTCAGTGTTACGGTCCGGCGTTTTGTGGTAATGTTAATTCAGTCGGTCCAGTATACGTGCAGACTGCTATGGAGAGCACTTGAAATCTTAATAGGGGTACCGCTGCGCTGGCTTTGGCGGCTTTGCAAAGGGACGCTGCTGCTGCTCGGACGCATCCTGTTATTTATTCTTAAGCTGCTCTTGCGTCTAACGAAGCCAATTTGGGTATTTCCAGTAAGATGGATCTCTCCTTATGTATTCAGGCTCGGGGAAGTTGCCTGGATTAAGAGATCTATGGATTGGATAACCGCATGGCGGAAACGCTGA